From Neospora caninum Liverpool complete genome, chromosome VIII, a single genomic window includes:
- a CDS encoding putative solute carrier family protein produces the protein MAVLAAADVALTNFSYHLIPISTLTLIKSSLVFFTYILSIAYGPEQMTPLSPPSSGLERFRLGIFATMVVIMGSICVTVPKMEVKKFFGVAVAFGAVIVGALRWVLVHRAFKRYPSLSIIQLLLLMQPLASIALSPLVVFYEIPAFLSSLADAFDPSKLFAAAVVTALGVGVAVAVVFSEFRLVGLTSSVSLCVAGVGKEVLTILMSVVIFGEVLSPVVLLGTLSSIAGILFYCWLRYKESSSGARRTSEARRFSPKDVDEAQQIMENQ, from the exons ATGGCCGTTCTCGCGGCAGCCGACGTTGCCCTAACTAATTTCTCGTACCACTTGATTCCCATCAGCACGCTCACGCTCATCAagtcgtctctcgtcttcttcacctACATTCTGTCAATCGCATATG GCCCTGAACAGATGaccccgctctctcctccttcttcagGCTTGGAACGGTTCAGATTGGGCATATTTGCGACCATG GTGGTCATAATGGGGAGCATCTGTGTCACGGTCCCCAAAATGGAAGTGAAAAAGTTTTTCGG GGTTGCGGTCGCCTTCGGAGCCGTCATTGTTGGCGCCCTGAGATGGGTGCTGGTACATCGGGCCTTCAAACGCTACCCGAGTCTCTCAATCATACAACTCTTACTCCTCATGCAGCCCTTGGCAAGCatcgcgctgtctcccttaGTCGTTTTTTATGAAATTCCTGCATTCCTAA GTTCTCTGGCAGATGCTTTTGATCCTTCAAAACTGTTCGCAGCCGCCGTCGTTACGGCATTAGGCGTGGGGGTCGCGGTTGCGGTCGTTTTTTCTGAGTTCCGTCTTGTTG GTCTCACGTCGTCGGTATCGCTCTGCGTGGCGGGTGTGGGGAAAGAAGTGTTGACAATCCTGATGTCCGTG GTGATCTTCGGCGAAGTCCTGTCACCGGTTGTCCTTCTCGGAACCC TGTCTTCGATCGCGGGAATACTTTTCTATTGTTGGTTGAGATACAAAGAGTCCTCTTCAGGAGCTCGAAGGACCAGCGAGGCAAGGCGGTTTTCTCCAAAAGATGTTGACGAAGCTCAACAGATAATGGAAAACCAATAA
- a CDS encoding Cs1 protein, related has product MAALSPQKVAELKAFIGMCERDPSILHRPELAFFKEYLQSLNAEIPAEMPARGGSPEKPATAPVPEESSDEESSESEVEEFDEESLKDSEVIPPETNPPPPLAPEGQKELTDDEQDKLGKLKEEAAAACEAGECETALAKYTEALLIGNPTALLYTRRADVLLKLKRPVACIRDCDEALKLNPDSARAYKIRGKANRLLGKWREAHSDLDMGQKIDYDEGLWDMQKLVDEKFRKIEEHERKILRKREEAEKKRREKEAKKRRAAAQRAYEEQKQRDASGSGKSLRLHTKRRRRGFPGGFPEGFPGYGGGAGFPGGAGGFGFPGGMPGTFAGSSCGGPGMTGTPGGCCGGMGGGCGAPGMPSDSMPGGAGNLFGALNDPELKKLFENPKMMAAFQDIMSNPSSISKYASDPEVMAALGSLTSKFGGGMPAAGFPTGSPM; this is encoded by the exons ATGGCGGCGCTGAGCCCCCAGAAAG TTGCTGAACTGAAGGCATTCATAGGAATGTGCGAGAGAGACCCGTCCATTCTGCATCGACCGGAGTTGGCTTTCTTCAAGGAATACCTCCAGTCACTCAACGCGGAGATCCCCGCTGAAATGCCTGCAAGGGGAGGATCGCCAGAGAAGCCTGCCACAGCTCCTGTGCCTGAGGAGTCGTCTGACGAAGAATCATCGGAA TCGGAAGTAGAGGAATTCGACGAAGAGAGTTTGAAAGACAGCGAAGTTATTCCGCCTGAGACAAATCCCCCTCCTCCACTTGCGCCGGAGGGTCAAAAAGAACTAACTGATGACGAACAAGACAAACTTGGAAAGctgaaggaagaggcagccgcAGCATGCGAG GCGGGAGAATGTGAAACTGCTTTGGCGAAGTACACCGAGGCGCTTCTAATCGGAAACCCGACTGCTCTGCTGTACACACGACGAGCTGATGTCCTTCTGAAACTGAAGAGGCCCGTTGCTTGCATCCGTGACTGCGATGAGGCCCTGAAACTGAACCCCGATAGCGCTCGGGCCTACAAAATACGTGGAAAAGCCAATAG GCTCCTAGGCAAATGGCGAGAAGCCCATAGTGACCTTGATATGGGTCAGAAG ATTGACTACGACGAAGGCCTGTGGGATATGCAGAAGCTGGTGGATGAGAAGTTCAGGAAGATCGAGGAACACGAGAGGAAGATTCTCCGGAAGCGCGAAGAG gcggagaaaaagcgtcgtgaaaaggaagcgaagaagcggcgtGCTGCGGCTCAGCGGGCTTACGAAGAACAAAAACAGAGGGACGCTTCGGGCTCAGGCAAGTCGCTACGACTTCACACGAAGCGCCGGCGAC GTGGTTTCCCTGGAGGTTTCCCTGAAGGATTTCCAGGATATGGTGGCGGCGCGGGATTCCCAGGAGGCGCTGGTGGATTTGGCTTCCCAGGAGGGATGCCTGGGACCTTTGCGGGCAGTAGCTGTGGAGGGCCTGGGATGACAGGCACCCCTGGAGGCTGCTGCGGTGGCATGGGAGGCGGATGTGGCGCTCCTGGTATGCCTTCTGATTCCATGCCCGGCGGAGCTG GTAACCTGTTTGGAGCCCTTAACGATCCCGAACTTAAGAAGCTTTTTGAGAATCCCAAG ATGATGGCCGCATTCCAGGATATCATGTCTAATCCATCTTCGATTTCAAAGTACGCTAGTGATCCAGAGGTAATGGCGGCCCTCGGTAGCCTCACATCGAAATTCGGTGGCGGAATGCCGGCTGCCGGATTCCCAACTGGCTCTCCGATGTGA